One segment of Rhodopirellula baltica SH 1 DNA contains the following:
- the dgt gene encoding dGTP triphosphohydrolase produces the protein MIDLRRYADREHLLLASYAMHSSDTAGRVHPEQPHAYRGPYGRDRDRILHSSAFRRLSGKMQVFTGEMGTYHRTRLTHTFEVASVARTLARVLRLNEDLTEALALMHDIGHPPFGHCGEDVLSECMQSVGGFSHNQFALTIVQELEQRYHAFPGLNLSQETLAGQDTRAHKAEAAVGHAPLLEVQIVDAADSIAYDAHDIDDALQMGLLSIDALSELAIIRRTLERVREKAGELPVGPLRQLLVHELIDLQVGDLLHISIERMQDADGLSADAACQAGIRVGHSQTMASERAELESFLFEAVYRHDRLMPVREAAANRVRTLFEALHQNPERLPLRFRRRLEHRPKDRVVGEYLAGMTDRFCDQQFSVLRQSKNGPLSDW, from the coding sequence ATGATCGATCTTCGCCGTTACGCCGATCGCGAACACCTGTTGCTGGCGTCCTACGCGATGCACAGTTCTGACACGGCGGGGCGAGTGCACCCCGAACAACCGCACGCTTACCGCGGTCCCTACGGTCGCGACCGAGACCGTATCTTGCACAGCAGTGCGTTTCGGCGGTTGTCGGGAAAGATGCAAGTGTTCACCGGTGAGATGGGCACGTATCACCGAACGAGATTGACTCACACGTTTGAAGTCGCATCGGTGGCTCGGACGTTGGCACGAGTCCTCCGGTTGAACGAAGACCTCACCGAGGCGCTCGCGTTGATGCACGACATCGGGCATCCGCCTTTTGGTCATTGTGGTGAGGACGTTCTCTCGGAATGCATGCAATCGGTCGGCGGTTTTTCACACAATCAATTCGCTCTGACGATCGTTCAAGAACTGGAGCAGCGATACCACGCGTTTCCAGGGTTGAACCTGTCGCAGGAGACTTTGGCCGGCCAAGACACCCGTGCGCATAAAGCCGAAGCCGCGGTTGGACATGCACCGTTGTTGGAGGTCCAAATCGTCGATGCGGCGGATTCAATCGCCTACGACGCTCACGACATCGACGATGCATTGCAGATGGGATTGTTGTCGATCGACGCTTTGTCTGAACTGGCGATCATCCGCCGAACGCTAGAACGCGTTCGCGAAAAGGCGGGCGAGTTGCCCGTTGGGCCGCTGCGTCAATTGTTGGTTCACGAGCTGATTGATCTGCAGGTCGGCGATTTGCTTCACATTTCGATCGAGCGGATGCAGGACGCGGACGGTTTGTCCGCCGATGCCGCCTGTCAGGCTGGGATTCGAGTCGGGCATTCGCAGACCATGGCATCCGAACGAGCCGAATTGGAGAGCTTTTTGTTCGAGGCTGTTTACCGGCACGATCGGCTGATGCCGGTCCGGGAAGCTGCCGCGAATCGAGTCCGGACGCTGTTTGAGGCATTGCACCAAAACCCCGAGCGTTTGCCGTTGCGGTTCCGACGTCGACTCGAACACCGGCCGAAAGACCGGGTGGTGGGCGAGTACTTGGCGGGAATGACCGATCGGTTCTGCGACCAGCAGTTTTCTGTCTTGCGGCAGTCCAAGAATGGTCCGCTGTCGGATTGGTGA
- the mutY gene encoding A/G-specific adenine glycosylase, whose translation MRKRLLSWFSDNARDLPWRRDHSPYRVWISEIMCQQTQVATVLPYFERFLSTYPTIRDLADADESQLMRMWEGLGYYRRARSLHAAAKKMVEEHNGEFPESFDDVLALPGIGRYTAGAIQSISRNKAFPILEGNTQRVFSRWIGLTVPPTEKVAQARLWELSDKMLPPRKADDRSNGPAGFNQAAMELGALICSPRSPKCDECPVATMCHANQMGLQDEIPGKISKVQYESRTELAVVISRDDRYLVRTIPEGVRFAGMIDFPRAGPPEAADVVGMESWLADQLGGDVRIGMCLKTIKHAVTRYRMTLHVHIGEWIADGDRVAESGPIPDSWQWATVDELADMPMSVTGRKIVRLLDRPQRSLFSEL comes from the coding sequence ATGCGCAAGCGACTGCTGAGTTGGTTCTCGGACAACGCTCGCGACCTTCCCTGGCGACGCGATCATTCGCCGTACCGGGTTTGGATCAGCGAGATCATGTGCCAGCAAACTCAGGTGGCGACGGTTCTGCCGTACTTCGAACGCTTCCTCAGCACCTACCCAACGATTCGCGATTTGGCGGACGCTGACGAAAGCCAGCTGATGCGAATGTGGGAAGGCCTGGGCTATTACCGCCGGGCCAGATCACTGCACGCCGCAGCGAAAAAAATGGTCGAAGAACACAACGGCGAGTTCCCGGAGTCTTTCGACGATGTGCTGGCATTGCCGGGCATTGGTCGCTACACCGCGGGAGCGATCCAGTCGATTTCTCGCAACAAAGCGTTTCCAATACTGGAAGGCAACACCCAAAGGGTTTTCAGCCGATGGATCGGTTTGACCGTGCCGCCAACCGAGAAAGTCGCTCAGGCCAGACTGTGGGAATTATCCGACAAAATGCTGCCACCCCGAAAGGCGGACGATCGATCCAATGGCCCGGCGGGATTCAACCAAGCCGCGATGGAACTGGGGGCACTGATTTGTTCTCCGCGATCGCCAAAGTGCGACGAGTGCCCGGTGGCGACAATGTGCCACGCCAACCAAATGGGGCTGCAAGACGAAATTCCGGGCAAGATCAGCAAGGTTCAGTACGAGTCCCGAACCGAACTCGCCGTTGTGATTTCTCGCGACGATCGGTACCTCGTTCGAACAATTCCCGAAGGAGTTCGCTTCGCGGGAATGATCGATTTTCCTCGCGCGGGTCCACCAGAGGCCGCCGACGTTGTCGGAATGGAATCCTGGCTGGCAGATCAACTGGGCGGCGACGTGAGGATCGGAATGTGCTTAAAAACCATCAAACACGCGGTCACTCGCTACCGAATGACGTTGCACGTTCACATCGGCGAATGGATTGCCGATGGCGACCGCGTCGCAGAAAGTGGACCGATACCCGACTCCTGGCAATGGGCTACGGTCGATGAGTTGGCGGACATGCCAATGAGTGTGACCGGGCGAAAAATTGTGCGTTTACTCGACCGTCCTCAGCGTTCTCTTTTCTCCGAACTCTGA
- a CDS encoding molybdopterin molybdotransferase MoeA, producing the protein MNATPKFAFDSPEEAIDALSRRIGTTGVQRVEIGESHDSLRSLHRRVLATPILADRDSPAADVSAMDGYAIRESDLLNEGPIEVTGESVPGSPPPSASDTGVIRIFTGAIVPVGCDRVIQREHTDETAPASASDSHSLGQIQWTDQAKSIPAGANIRRQGENLSAGSIAVEAGLELTSPRLAALTNFGVQQVDLHKPVRVAVLTTGDELASGTAPDQSPLPPWKIRNSNASALLGLLTNQPWIDCAPPMHAVDEPAALLTAVQHAIEHHDVVLMTGGVSMGDYDYVPRILREAGAEIVFHKLPLRPGKPILGAVHQSDSKSTLILGLPGNPVSATMGARRFAMPLIRKLAGMTNWEEFPPLVTLEEVSEKTLPLHWLRGVRLTQPGRAALVIGKGSGDVATLAGTDGFIEMPPHANHAGPWPYFAW; encoded by the coding sequence ATGAACGCCACTCCCAAATTCGCGTTCGACTCACCCGAAGAAGCCATTGATGCACTGTCCCGTCGGATCGGGACAACCGGCGTCCAGCGAGTCGAAATCGGCGAATCACACGATTCATTGCGATCACTCCATCGGCGAGTTCTCGCCACACCAATTCTTGCCGACCGTGACAGCCCCGCGGCAGACGTTTCAGCGATGGATGGCTACGCGATTCGCGAATCGGACTTGCTAAATGAAGGGCCGATCGAAGTGACCGGCGAGAGCGTTCCCGGTTCACCTCCACCGTCCGCATCCGACACCGGCGTCATTCGAATCTTCACTGGCGCGATCGTTCCCGTCGGTTGCGATCGAGTCATCCAGCGAGAACACACCGACGAAACCGCACCGGCTTCGGCAAGCGACTCCCATTCGCTCGGCCAAATCCAGTGGACCGATCAGGCCAAGTCGATCCCCGCCGGAGCCAACATTCGTCGTCAGGGAGAAAACCTTTCGGCGGGCTCGATCGCGGTGGAAGCGGGTTTGGAACTGACCTCTCCGCGGCTCGCTGCATTGACCAACTTTGGCGTCCAACAAGTCGACCTGCACAAACCCGTTCGCGTCGCGGTGTTGACGACCGGAGACGAATTGGCATCTGGCACTGCCCCGGATCAATCGCCTTTGCCACCCTGGAAAATCCGCAACAGCAACGCGTCCGCTTTGCTCGGATTGTTGACCAATCAACCTTGGATTGATTGTGCACCGCCGATGCACGCGGTTGACGAACCCGCCGCACTTCTCACGGCCGTGCAACATGCCATCGAGCACCACGATGTGGTGCTGATGACCGGAGGCGTTTCGATGGGCGACTACGATTACGTCCCTCGAATCTTGCGAGAAGCCGGCGCAGAGATCGTCTTTCACAAGCTTCCGCTGCGACCGGGCAAACCGATTTTAGGTGCCGTTCACCAAAGCGACTCCAAGTCGACGCTGATCCTTGGACTGCCCGGAAACCCAGTCAGCGCAACGATGGGAGCCCGACGATTCGCGATGCCACTGATTCGCAAACTAGCCGGCATGACAAACTGGGAGGAGTTTCCTCCGCTGGTGACGCTCGAAGAGGTCAGTGAGAAGACGCTGCCGCTGCACTGGTTGCGAGGCGTCCGCCTGACACAACCGGGCCGTGCGGCATTGGTGATCGGCAAAGGCTCGGGCGATGTCGCCACACTCGCCGGTACCGACGGCTTCATCGAGATGCCACCTCATGCAAATCACGCCGGACCGTGGCCGTATTTCGCGTGGTGA
- a CDS encoding NAD(P)/FAD-dependent oxidoreductase, translating to MSVASPSNPVSDSSSTPHSSSTNDGSPSTRWLVIGGGVMGLQVARDLIDRGQEVTIAEAAPTFGGLTSAWNLGDVIWDRFYHVTLLSDTKLRDLLTDLGLESQMDWVETKTGFYSGGQLISMSNTAEFLKFPPLNLIQKLRLGGTIFYASKIKNWRRLEKLSVEKWLRRWSGKGVFEKIWQPLLQAKLGEAYKQTSAAFIWAHTARMYKARRSGMKTEMFGYVPGGYATILDKWVGWLKERGAETLTSSPARQVRKLESGEFEVDFGDGRTQKFDNVVSTIASPVIADTVPQLSDEEKKRHRGIRYLGVVCASMLMKKPISEYYVTNITDTWVPLTAVIEMSTIVNPDKQLGGNHLVYLPKYLPDDHEGLNESDEDYKEKCLSTLEKMYDHFSRDQVLDFKIARAKYVAALATIDYSTRLPDIVTSVPGFYALNSAHIVKGNLNVNETITLGEEKFTEEVWPDYQRRVAK from the coding sequence ATGTCGGTTGCCTCCCCATCCAACCCGGTGTCAGATTCCTCCTCCACGCCCCACTCCAGTTCAACCAACGACGGCTCTCCCAGCACACGTTGGTTGGTCATCGGTGGTGGCGTCATGGGATTGCAGGTCGCTCGTGACCTGATCGATCGCGGTCAAGAGGTCACGATTGCCGAAGCCGCACCCACCTTCGGTGGATTGACCAGTGCTTGGAACTTAGGCGATGTGATCTGGGATCGCTTCTATCACGTGACGCTGCTCAGCGACACCAAACTGCGAGACCTCCTGACCGACCTTGGTTTGGAATCGCAAATGGACTGGGTCGAAACCAAAACGGGTTTCTACTCGGGTGGGCAATTGATCTCGATGAGCAACACGGCGGAGTTCTTGAAATTCCCGCCGCTGAATCTGATTCAAAAACTGCGGCTCGGCGGCACGATCTTCTACGCCTCCAAGATCAAGAATTGGCGTCGCCTCGAAAAACTGTCCGTCGAAAAGTGGTTGCGTCGCTGGTCGGGCAAAGGCGTCTTCGAAAAGATCTGGCAACCGCTCCTGCAAGCCAAACTGGGCGAAGCCTACAAGCAAACCTCCGCCGCGTTCATCTGGGCCCACACCGCTCGGATGTACAAAGCCCGCCGAAGTGGCATGAAGACGGAGATGTTCGGTTATGTGCCAGGTGGCTACGCAACGATCCTGGACAAATGGGTTGGCTGGCTGAAAGAGCGAGGAGCTGAAACACTCACGTCATCGCCGGCACGCCAAGTCCGCAAACTCGAAAGCGGTGAGTTTGAAGTCGATTTCGGTGACGGCCGCACGCAGAAATTCGACAACGTCGTTTCCACCATCGCGTCGCCCGTGATCGCCGACACGGTCCCCCAACTTTCCGACGAAGAAAAGAAACGACATCGCGGAATCCGCTATCTCGGCGTGGTGTGCGCTTCGATGCTGATGAAGAAACCCATCAGCGAGTACTACGTCACCAATATCACCGACACCTGGGTCCCGCTGACCGCCGTGATCGAGATGTCAACGATCGTGAATCCAGACAAGCAACTTGGCGGCAATCACTTGGTCTATTTGCCCAAGTACTTGCCCGATGATCACGAGGGCCTGAACGAATCCGACGAAGACTACAAAGAGAAGTGTTTGTCGACGCTGGAGAAGATGTACGACCATTTTTCCCGCGATCAAGTTCTCGATTTCAAGATCGCGCGAGCGAAATACGTCGCGGCACTCGCCACGATTGATTACTCAACGCGTTTGCCTGACATTGTGACCAGTGTCCCTGGCTTCTACGCTTTGAATTCCGCTCACATCGTCAAAGGCAACTTGAACGTCAACGAGACGATCACTTTGGGCGAAGAAAAGTTCACCGAAGAAGTCTGGCCCGACTACCAACGTCGCGTTGCGAAATGA
- a CDS encoding glycosyltransferase translates to MTDPVIGSESPVPAASATTTAPITNRFRPAKVIMALPAYNEEQSLPELLERIGEAFADSGLPYEVVIVDDGSKDDTAKIASQMSFQMPIHLVRHEVNQGLGVTIRDGLKEAVDRAGERDIIVTMDADNTHPPGLINRMVQSVHEGCDCVIASRFQNGARVVGVPIERHFLSIGARVLFTVLFPTRGVRDYTSGYRAYRASALRAAFDHYGDDFVGETGFSCMADILLKLRKQGCVFGESPLRLRYDQKGGDSKMQVFKTIWLTLKMLGRHRVSGT, encoded by the coding sequence ATGACTGACCCAGTAATCGGCTCCGAGTCGCCCGTCCCCGCCGCCTCGGCGACCACCACCGCCCCGATCACCAACCGATTTCGTCCAGCCAAAGTCATCATGGCCCTGCCGGCCTACAACGAAGAACAATCGTTGCCGGAACTGCTGGAACGAATCGGCGAAGCCTTCGCAGACAGCGGACTGCCCTATGAAGTCGTCATTGTCGACGATGGCAGCAAAGACGACACGGCCAAAATCGCTTCGCAGATGTCGTTTCAAATGCCCATCCATTTGGTCCGTCACGAAGTCAACCAAGGACTCGGCGTCACCATCCGCGACGGACTCAAAGAAGCGGTCGACCGCGCCGGAGAACGCGACATCATCGTCACGATGGATGCCGACAACACGCACCCACCTGGATTGATCAATCGCATGGTGCAATCGGTCCACGAAGGATGTGACTGCGTGATCGCGTCGCGATTCCAAAACGGCGCACGAGTCGTTGGCGTACCAATCGAGCGTCACTTCCTCAGCATCGGGGCTCGCGTATTGTTCACGGTCCTGTTCCCCACACGTGGTGTTCGCGATTACACATCCGGTTATCGAGCCTATCGTGCATCGGCCCTGCGAGCCGCCTTCGATCACTACGGCGACGACTTCGTTGGCGAGACCGGCTTTTCCTGCATGGCCGACATTTTGCTGAAGCTTCGCAAACAAGGATGCGTGTTCGGCGAATCGCCGCTGCGTCTGCGTTACGACCAAAAGGGTGGCGATAGCAAAATGCAAGTCTTCAAGACCATTTGGCTGACGCTCAAGATGTTGGGTCGCCACCGTGTCTCAGGAACCTGA
- a CDS encoding PIN/TRAM domain-containing protein yields MALIVLRFIFLLCAGGVSAIINTSLPSGGSEAVPWLTFVAIMGLAVAIVVLDIYVPRKRIDTITSVYFGVLIGVLLTFILTIAAAPLIEMTSNLRVFQLVVGLVLCYVCTSVLLQTKDDFRFLIPYVEFVREVKGFKPLVLDTSVVIDGRIADLVATGVFDNQLIMPRFALSELQAIADSSDKLRRTRGRRGLDVLNRLRADENVDLQIFDRELPELAGQTVDLKLVLLAKHLEGKVVTGDYNLNKVAKVQGVPVINLNEISNSLRPVFLPDESFRLRIIKPGEGPEQGIGYLDDGTMVVVEGGRHKIGQEIDVRVTSTLQTNAGKMIFSKVDGR; encoded by the coding sequence ATGGCACTGATTGTCCTGCGATTCATCTTTTTGCTGTGCGCCGGAGGCGTTTCAGCGATCATCAACACCTCCCTGCCTAGCGGCGGGTCAGAGGCGGTTCCGTGGTTGACGTTTGTCGCCATCATGGGGCTGGCTGTGGCGATCGTGGTGCTGGACATCTATGTGCCGCGGAAGCGGATCGACACCATCACCTCGGTGTATTTCGGGGTGCTGATCGGTGTCCTGCTGACTTTCATCCTGACGATCGCAGCGGCACCGCTGATTGAGATGACGAGCAACCTGCGTGTCTTCCAATTGGTCGTCGGGTTGGTGCTGTGTTATGTCTGCACGTCAGTCTTGCTGCAGACCAAAGATGACTTCCGATTCCTCATTCCTTATGTGGAATTTGTTCGCGAAGTCAAAGGGTTCAAGCCTTTGGTGCTAGACACCAGTGTCGTCATCGATGGCCGGATCGCGGATTTGGTCGCGACGGGAGTCTTCGACAACCAATTGATCATGCCGCGATTTGCGTTGAGTGAACTGCAAGCGATCGCCGATAGCAGCGACAAGTTGCGTCGCACTCGCGGTCGCCGCGGTTTGGACGTGCTGAACCGGCTGCGTGCGGACGAGAACGTGGACTTGCAGATCTTCGACCGAGAGCTGCCCGAACTGGCAGGACAAACGGTCGATCTGAAGCTGGTTTTGTTGGCCAAACATTTGGAAGGCAAGGTCGTCACCGGCGACTACAACCTCAACAAGGTTGCCAAGGTCCAAGGTGTTCCGGTGATCAACTTGAACGAGATCAGCAACTCGTTGCGGCCAGTCTTCTTGCCGGATGAATCGTTCCGATTGCGGATCATTAAACCCGGTGAAGGCCCCGAGCAAGGCATCGGCTATCTCGATGATGGCACGATGGTCGTTGTCGAAGGCGGGCGTCATAAAATCGGGCAAGAGATTGACGTGCGTGTGACCAGCACGCTGCAAACCAACGCTGGCAAAATGATTTTCTCAAAAGTGGACGGTCGCTAG
- a CDS encoding ammonium transporter — protein MLSRVLVVVCLLTCILGVPLVGLPVASVGAQDEVANTSAAETAPAEPSASAEEIAPAEENEAAEEPAAPTLESLQAGVDEALLAGHNGWMLVCCALVLFMTAPGLAMFYGGLVRRKNVLSVMMQCIFLMGMMTVLWALYGYSFAFGGSGGWFGNTDYLFMEGVQRYWDDDLGKAITPMEGAMTRMTHMLFQGMFFIITPALICGAFAERMKFSAMVVFSILWGTFIYCPLTHWVWDEGPLSYFAGDKALAGGALDFAGGTVVHISSGISALVAALLIGPRMGYPREPLQPHNLTYTALGAAMLWVGWFGFNAGSELASDDLTASAFAVTHFSAAAGAVAWVTLEWLVLGKPTVLGASSGAVAGLVCITPAAGFVQPMPALIMGAMAGGVCYWACSTLKHKLRYDDALDAFGVHGVGGTLGAILTGVFATRAAWDVSDGVPIGLIESGGDFTLVIGQVVAVLVTYVFAGVGSLILLKLIDICIGLRVPAESEQRGLDISDHGEEGYQFA, from the coding sequence ATGTTGTCACGCGTGTTGGTTGTCGTTTGTTTGCTCACGTGCATTCTCGGTGTGCCCCTGGTCGGCCTGCCGGTTGCCAGTGTGGGGGCTCAGGACGAGGTCGCAAATACCTCGGCGGCTGAGACTGCACCGGCCGAACCGTCGGCTTCGGCGGAGGAAATTGCCCCGGCGGAGGAAAACGAAGCAGCCGAGGAGCCGGCCGCTCCGACATTGGAAAGCCTGCAAGCGGGAGTCGATGAGGCTTTGCTGGCCGGACACAACGGTTGGATGCTGGTTTGTTGTGCTTTGGTGTTGTTCATGACCGCACCAGGCCTGGCGATGTTCTACGGTGGTTTGGTGCGTCGCAAAAATGTTCTCAGCGTGATGATGCAGTGCATCTTCTTGATGGGAATGATGACGGTGCTTTGGGCACTCTACGGTTACTCGTTTGCCTTCGGTGGATCAGGCGGTTGGTTCGGCAACACGGACTACTTGTTCATGGAAGGTGTCCAGCGGTACTGGGACGATGACTTGGGCAAAGCCATCACGCCGATGGAAGGCGCGATGACGCGAATGACTCACATGTTGTTCCAAGGCATGTTCTTCATCATCACGCCCGCTCTGATCTGCGGTGCATTCGCGGAACGGATGAAGTTTAGCGCGATGGTGGTTTTCTCGATCCTTTGGGGAACATTCATCTATTGCCCACTGACCCACTGGGTTTGGGACGAAGGACCTTTGTCGTACTTTGCCGGTGACAAAGCCTTGGCCGGGGGAGCACTCGACTTTGCGGGTGGGACGGTTGTTCACATCAGCAGCGGGATCTCGGCTTTGGTCGCGGCGTTGCTGATCGGTCCTCGAATGGGGTACCCACGCGAACCTTTGCAACCGCACAACTTGACCTACACGGCACTTGGTGCCGCGATGTTATGGGTGGGATGGTTCGGCTTCAACGCCGGCAGTGAACTTGCATCGGATGATTTGACAGCCAGTGCTTTCGCCGTGACTCACTTTTCGGCCGCCGCCGGGGCGGTTGCTTGGGTGACACTTGAATGGCTGGTCCTTGGCAAGCCGACCGTTCTGGGCGCCAGCAGTGGTGCGGTCGCCGGATTGGTTTGCATCACACCGGCCGCTGGATTTGTTCAGCCCATGCCAGCTTTGATCATGGGAGCGATGGCGGGCGGAGTTTGTTATTGGGCGTGTTCGACGCTGAAGCACAAACTTCGTTATGACGATGCTTTGGATGCGTTTGGCGTCCACGGAGTCGGCGGCACACTCGGCGCAATTCTGACCGGCGTTTTCGCGACTCGTGCGGCCTGGGATGTCAGCGATGGTGTGCCAATCGGATTGATCGAATCGGGCGGTGACTTCACCTTGGTCATCGGGCAGGTTGTCGCCGTGCTGGTCACCTACGTGTTCGCCGGAGTCGGAAGTCTGATCCTGCTGAAGCTGATCGACATCTGCATCGGACTGCGAGTTCCTGCCGAAAGCGAACAGCGTGGTTTGGACATTTCAGATCACGGCGAAGAAGGTTATCAGTTCGCCTGA
- a CDS encoding molybdenum cofactor guanylyltransferase, giving the protein MPHAAPPPLLGVLLAGGRSSRMGTPKALLPHPSGGTFLTHSLDRLRLVCEEKIVVSLASEAHRAQVQLPPSVPALFDSQPALGPAMGVSVALQHASSNGFAGCLFTPVDLPDLSVDDLLSLVHAWRESPTQIVLAQQTDPERLQPLVGIYPVACMDSIQRVVESEHRSLYRSLRSSDHQTVAIPSTRLRNVNTPADLGPPFDST; this is encoded by the coding sequence ATGCCACACGCCGCTCCTCCTCCATTGCTCGGCGTGTTGCTAGCCGGTGGACGTTCGTCGCGAATGGGAACGCCAAAGGCCTTGCTGCCACATCCAAGTGGCGGGACGTTTCTGACACACAGCCTGGACCGATTGCGATTGGTGTGTGAAGAAAAGATTGTGGTCAGCTTGGCCTCCGAGGCCCATCGAGCCCAAGTTCAATTGCCGCCGTCGGTTCCTGCGTTGTTTGATTCCCAGCCGGCCTTGGGGCCAGCGATGGGCGTGTCGGTCGCCCTGCAACACGCGTCGTCCAACGGTTTCGCAGGTTGTCTTTTCACGCCGGTGGACCTACCTGATTTGTCCGTCGACGATCTGCTGTCGTTGGTTCATGCCTGGCGAGAATCGCCGACGCAAATCGTGCTGGCACAGCAAACCGATCCGGAACGTCTGCAGCCTTTGGTGGGCATCTATCCCGTCGCCTGCATGGACTCTATTCAACGCGTCGTCGAATCCGAACACCGCAGCCTGTATCGTTCCCTACGTTCGAGCGACCACCAAACCGTTGCGATTCCCTCCACCCGACTGCGCAACGTCAACACGCCCGCCGACTTGGGCCCTCCTTTCGACAGCACCTGA
- a CDS encoding PDZ domain-containing protein, with the protein MRSVSLIHQSTKIAGFLLLSTLASVSHAATPEEIAAQIESLSSDSYLRRENATEALLKAGPAAIDPLVKVLERGDLETTQRAIGILQSIAMARPIIEGESERPKLARLDPDEPDAWETLLSLSTMGGSRGERASMAVEEITHVRRAQTIQTLSLQGAVIGVKEFVYGATSTLQRVVEINEAYQGDDSLLELLRWIDRVEYARIEGPAIREGVLKGITQMPDLKTLSLLYGDINMETMKVIGDLESIDHLEFRYVTLNDEMIDAIAKLPIRVSLTLNGTDASSDRVDRLRQTLPGLKIEYKRGGFLGVRCNDTFNECIIQSVVEDSGAEAAGLRRDDVIIQANGEPVRRFADLQAVINTRDPGQNIHIVYRRLNVEYETDAKLGKLTEPN; encoded by the coding sequence ATGCGTTCCGTTTCTTTGATTCACCAAAGCACGAAAATTGCTGGTTTTCTACTGCTTTCCACCCTCGCTTCGGTCTCCCACGCCGCCACCCCCGAGGAAATTGCCGCTCAAATTGAAAGCTTGTCCAGCGATTCATATTTGCGACGAGAGAACGCCACCGAAGCACTTTTGAAAGCTGGCCCCGCCGCAATTGACCCCTTGGTCAAAGTGCTCGAACGTGGCGATTTGGAAACCACTCAACGGGCGATCGGTATCCTACAATCGATCGCCATGGCTCGGCCGATCATCGAAGGAGAATCAGAGCGGCCCAAATTGGCTCGGTTGGATCCCGACGAACCGGATGCCTGGGAGACACTGCTGTCGCTTTCGACAATGGGCGGCAGTCGTGGCGAAAGAGCTTCCATGGCGGTCGAAGAAATCACCCATGTCCGGCGAGCCCAGACGATCCAGACACTGTCATTGCAAGGTGCCGTGATCGGCGTCAAAGAATTTGTTTACGGTGCAACGAGCACTCTGCAACGCGTCGTCGAAATCAACGAGGCGTACCAAGGCGACGATTCGCTCTTGGAACTCCTACGCTGGATCGATCGAGTCGAGTACGCTCGCATCGAAGGCCCCGCCATTCGCGAAGGCGTCTTGAAAGGCATCACCCAAATGCCCGACCTAAAAACGCTATCGCTGCTCTACGGCGACATCAACATGGAAACGATGAAGGTCATCGGTGACTTGGAATCCATCGATCATTTGGAGTTTCGTTACGTCACGTTGAACGACGAAATGATCGACGCGATCGCGAAGCTTCCCATTCGCGTTTCGTTGACGCTCAACGGCACCGATGCGTCCTCCGACCGAGTGGATCGATTGCGGCAAACTCTGCCGGGATTGAAGATCGAATACAAACGCGGCGGGTTCTTGGGTGTCCGCTGCAATGACACGTTCAACGAGTGCATCATTCAAAGCGTCGTCGAAGACAGCGGAGCCGAAGCTGCTGGACTTCGTCGAGACGACGTGATCATCCAAGCCAACGGCGAACCGGTTCGAAGATTCGCCGACCTGCAAGCCGTGATCAACACGCGAGACCCCGGGCAAAATATTCATATCGTTTATCGACGACTCAATGTCGAGTATGAAACCGATGCGAAACTTGGCAAACTGACAGAACCCAACTGA